The DNA segment CTGCCGGCGGGCTGTCGTTGCGCAGCATGTTCGCCGCGCCTGTGCAGTAGCTGGAGATTGCAGCCAGCGGCTGGTTCAGCTCATGTGCAATGCTTGAGGCCATTTCACCCATGGCGACAAGACGTGCCGTGGATTGCAGGTGATCCTGTTGCTGGCGTGCGCGTTCACTCGCCTGTTTTCGCTCGGTGATATCCACCATCGATCCCATCCAGCCGAAATGCTTTCCATGAGCGTCGATCAACGGTGCTTCATGAATCAGCACGTCAATTACCTCCCCATTGCGGCGCTTGAACTTCAGTTCAAAACCTTCTCCCGGCCCTTCTCCGGCGAGTACGCGATCATGAATGGCTCGGGTTTCATCGAGATGGTCGTCTGCCCAGTACGGCATCGGCGGACGACGACCGATCAGTTCTGCTGCCGGCCAGCCAACCATGCGACAGAAGGCCGGATTGACGTAGATGATTTCCCCGTCCAGGTTCCTGGCACGCATGCCGGTGTCGAGGGAGTCTTCCATGGCCTTGCGAAAGGCGTACTCCTGCCGCAATTGCTCCTCGACAGCTTGGCGGCGCACCGCATGGCGACGAAGAATCCACAGGCTCCATAGCACGACCATTGCAAGCACGATCAGGCTGGCTGAGAGCAGTATGCTGGCCACGGGGCGTGGCGCGTGGTAGGGCACCGCGTGGAGGGCCAAACCCCAACCGGGCGGATCGAAGCCGACTTGATAGCCTTCGTCGGTAACCGCCGACTCGACTTTGGAACGCGTTCCAAGGACCTTGCCCGAGTCCTCCACGATGCTGATCCGGTAACGTTCCGCCAGCCACCACGGCACGCTGTCGCCGAGAAGGTCCCGGATTCGGTAGACGCCTACGGCGACACCGACAACCCGGCCTTCCCGCGATACCGGAACGTGCACCTCGAACTGCCAGTCATTGGTGAAGTACGGATACGCCTTTCCATACACGGGCTTTCCCAGTGACCGCGCCAGAAGGAAGCTCTGGCGGGAGGGAACGGCCTCTCCGGCATCGCCAACCAGACTGGGATCCATGGTGATCGGATGTGCGAGTCGTACGGTTCCGTCCGCATCAAGCCAGATCAATTGACGCAATCCGCTCTCGAAGCCGAACATGGTGCGGGCGAAAGACTCAAAGCCTGCCGCATTCGTCGTATGGGCCAGGTCGATACGCCCAAGCAACTCCTCATTGCGGGTCAAATGGAAACGAAGGTTCTGTTCCAGCCACAGCATGTCGCTGATCAGCGTGGCGCGCCGCTCCTCCTTGTCGGCACGGTCGGATGTCCAGAGCAGGAGGGCGACGCCACCGACGAACAGGATGAAGGCCAGCCGTGGCAATATCCACAGCCAGCGCCAGCGGCTGGTGCGCTCCCCGGAGGGTGACGGTGTCGACAATCCCATCACGGGATGTTAGCGTGCCTGATCGCTTTGGGAAGATGTCTGCGGAAATCCACAATAGCCACGCTTGGGATGCCCGCGGAAAATGTGTAGTACCGCATGGTGCGGACTGGATGCTTTTTGCACAAAAAACAGGAGGATGAAAATGAAGATTCGTACCGTATTCGCTGGTCTGGTGGCGGCGACCTTTTCGGCGATCGCTATGGCGCAAGCGCCGATTGTGATCAAGTTCAGCCATGTGGTCGCGGTAGATACCCCCAAGGGCAAGGCATCGGAGTTTTTTGCCAAGAAGGCCGCCGAACTGACCAAGGGCAAGGTCAAGGTAGAGGTCTATGCCAACAGCTCTCTTTACAAGGACAAGGAAGAGATGGAAGCCCTGCAATTGGGCGCCGTGCAGATGCTGGCTCCCTCGCTGGCAAAATTTGGCCCGCTGGGCGTCAAGGAATTCGAGGCGTTCGATTTGCCGTATATTTTTGACAATACCGCCGAGCTTCACAAGATTACGCAAGGTCCGGTCGGCGCTTCGCTCCTGGCCAAGCTGGAGCCCAAGGGCATCAAGGGGCTGGCATTCTGGGACAACGGATTCAAATCGTTCTCCGCCAATAAACCCCTGAAATCTCCTGCGGACTTCAAGGGTCTCAAGATGCGGATTCAGTCGTCAAAAGTGCTTGAATCGCAGATGCGCTCCTTGGGCGCCTTGCCGCAGGTCATGGCTTTCTCGGAGGTTTATCAGGCACTGCAGACCGGCGTGGTTGACGGTACCGAGAACCCGCACTCGAATCTCTACACGCAAAAAATGCACGAGGTACAGAAGCACATGACTCTGACCGAGCATGGTTACCTGGGCTATGCGGTGATCACCAACAAGAAGTTCTGGGATGGTTTGCCGGGGGATGTTCGCGGTCAGCTGGAGCAGGCGATGAAGGAGGCAACTGTCTTCGCCAACAGCATCGCCAAGGAAGAGAACGATGGCGCGCTCGAAAAGATCAAGGCATCGGGAAAAACCCAGGTCTATTCGCCGACCGCAGCCGAGCGCACCGCGATCAAGAAGGCATTGGTGAAGACGCATACGGACATGGAATCCCGGATCGGCAAGGAAACCATCCAGGCGATCTACAAAGAGACCGGCTTCGATCCGGCCAAGCTGTAAGTCTTTTCGCAGGACGCCGTCGACGCGAGACTGCATCGGCGGCGCTTCATCCCATGTCGTGCTTGTGATCGGCGAACAGACCGCTAAACGGGGGAATACCGTTCATGAAATATCTTGATCATCTTGAGGAATGGTTAATCACCTTCCTCATGGGCGCCGCGACACTGATCATTTTTGTTGCGGTAGTCCATCGGTACGCCGCGGGAATGAGCATTCCCGGTCTGCAAGATTGGTTGCTGGCGCTCGATATGGGGTGGGCACAGGAGCTGACCATCATCATGTTCGTCTGGATGGCCAAGTTCGGTGCGGCCTACGGCGTGCGTACCGGCATTCACGTCGGGGTCGATGTGCTGATCAACCGGCTTGACGACAAGGTCCGCAGCAAGTTCATCATTTTCGGCCTGCTCGCCGGGGCGACCTTCACCGGAATCGTTGGAACGCTGGGGGCATTTTTTGTCTGGGACAACGGCGCGCATTACGCGTTTCTGAAGCTGACGGGCATGCCGTTCGGCGATATTCCGGAGGGTCCGACGACTCCGGATCTTGAATGGCCCACCTGGATTGTCTATTCGGCAATTCCCCTGGGCACCAGCCTGATGTGCTTTCGTTTCCTGCAGGTGCTGGCCAACTTCATCAGGACTGGTGAGTTGCCACATCATGACCACGGCCACGTCGATGGCCTTGAGGAAGCGACACCGAAGGTCGACATCGATGTCTATGCCCTGGACGACAACCTGCACATGCACGACCTCAAGCACACGATGATTGGCGACAACCGACGCCGGCAGGACACCGCGGTCGATCCAGACCGCCGCAAGACGGATCTTGGAGGCGAGCCGAAATGAATGCCGCCATAATCTTCCTGTTGCTGCTGGCCCTGATGCTGACGGGCATGCCGATTTCGATTTCGCTCGGCCTGACCGTTCTCAGCTTTCTCTTTTTGTTCACGCACGTACCGCTGGAGTCGGTAGCCCTGAAGCTGTTCACCGGGATCGAGAAGTTCGAGATCATGGCGATTCCGTTCTTCATCCTCGCGGGAAACTTCCTGACCCACGGCGGGGTGGCGAAACGCATGATCCGGTTCGCCTCGTCCATGGTCGGGCATTGGTACGGCGGCCTCGGCTTGTCCGGTGTGGTTGCCTGCGCCTTGTTTGCGGCGATTTCCGGTTCTTCGCCAGCGACGGTGGTGGCGATCGGCTCGATCCTGCTGCCGGCCATGGTCAAGGCGGGCTTCCCCAACAAGTTCGGCGCCGGTGTCATCACCACGTCCGGCGCGCTGGGCATCCTGATTCCGCCCTCGATCGTGATGGTCATGTATTCGGTGGCGACCAATACTTCCGTTGGCGCCTTGTTCATGGCGGGTGTGGTACCCGGCATTGGTCTGGCACTGGTTCTGGGCGGAGTAACCTACTACCGCGCGAGAAAGTTCGACTATCCACGCTTGCCCAAGGCAAGCTTTGCCGAGCGTTTCAAGGCGTTCCGCGAGTCGGCGTGGGGCTTGTTGCTGATCGTGATCGTGATGGGCGGGATATACAGCGGCATGTTTACCCCCACCGAAGCAGCGGCCATGAGCGCGGTCTATGCATTCTTTGTGGCGGTTTTCGTCTACAAGGACCTCGGCATGAAGGACGTGCCGCGCGTGCTGCTCAACTCGGCCAACATGTCGGCGATGCTGCTCTACATCATCACCAATGCGGTGCTGTTCTCCTTCATCATGACCAACGAGAACATTCCACAGGCACTGGCGGACTGGATGTTGGGCCATGGCCTGGGCATGATCACCTTCCTACTGGCGTGCAACATCATCCTGCTGCTGGCGGGCAACTTCATGGAACCTTCGTCGATCGTGCTCATATTTGCGCCGATCCTGTTCCCGGTGGCCATCAAGCTGGGGATCGATCCGGTGCACTTCGGCATCATCATGGTGGTGAACATGGAAGTCGGGATGTGCCATCCCCCAGTGGGCCTCAACCTTTATGTTGCCTCGGGCATCACCAAGATGGGAATTACGGAATTGACGGTCGCCGTCTGGCC comes from the Sulfuritalea hydrogenivorans sk43H genome and includes:
- a CDS encoding TRAP transporter small permease produces the protein MKYLDHLEEWLITFLMGAATLIIFVAVVHRYAAGMSIPGLQDWLLALDMGWAQELTIIMFVWMAKFGAAYGVRTGIHVGVDVLINRLDDKVRSKFIIFGLLAGATFTGIVGTLGAFFVWDNGAHYAFLKLTGMPFGDIPEGPTTPDLEWPTWIVYSAIPLGTSLMCFRFLQVLANFIRTGELPHHDHGHVDGLEEATPKVDIDVYALDDNLHMHDLKHTMIGDNRRRQDTAVDPDRRKTDLGGEPK
- a CDS encoding TRAP transporter large permease produces the protein MNAAIIFLLLLALMLTGMPISISLGLTVLSFLFLFTHVPLESVALKLFTGIEKFEIMAIPFFILAGNFLTHGGVAKRMIRFASSMVGHWYGGLGLSGVVACALFAAISGSSPATVVAIGSILLPAMVKAGFPNKFGAGVITTSGALGILIPPSIVMVMYSVATNTSVGALFMAGVVPGIGLALVLGGVTYYRARKFDYPRLPKASFAERFKAFRESAWGLLLIVIVMGGIYSGMFTPTEAAAMSAVYAFFVAVFVYKDLGMKDVPRVLLNSANMSAMLLYIITNAVLFSFIMTNENIPQALADWMLGHGLGMITFLLACNIILLLAGNFMEPSSIVLIFAPILFPVAIKLGIDPVHFGIIMVVNMEVGMCHPPVGLNLYVASGITKMGITELTVAVWPWLLAMLCYLGVVTYWPGLSIWFPKYLGMM
- a CDS encoding PAS domain S-box protein, with protein sequence MGLSTPSPSGERTSRWRWLWILPRLAFILFVGGVALLLWTSDRADKEERRATLISDMLWLEQNLRFHLTRNEELLGRIDLAHTTNAAGFESFARTMFGFESGLRQLIWLDADGTVRLAHPITMDPSLVGDAGEAVPSRQSFLLARSLGKPVYGKAYPYFTNDWQFEVHVPVSREGRVVGVAVGVYRIRDLLGDSVPWWLAERYRISIVEDSGKVLGTRSKVESAVTDEGYQVGFDPPGWGLALHAVPYHAPRPVASILLSASLIVLAMVVLWSLWILRRHAVRRQAVEEQLRQEYAFRKAMEDSLDTGMRARNLDGEIIYVNPAFCRMVGWPAAELIGRRPPMPYWADDHLDETRAIHDRVLAGEGPGEGFELKFKRRNGEVIDVLIHEAPLIDAHGKHFGWMGSMVDITERKQASERARQQQDHLQSTARLVAMGEMASSIAHELNQPLAAISSYCTGAANMLRNDSPPAEVVPALDKAVEQAKRAGQVIRRIYSLARHSNDRFELISLGEHIDAALALMETDIRNRGIRINLDIQAQALIEGDPVLLEQALFNLFRNAVESMRDTAPDQRQISVALACADHYARLTIADQGCGIDASVADKLFDPLFTTKAEGMGMGLAICRSVVENHRGRLSFEANPEGGTMFHILLPLAAT
- a CDS encoding TRAP transporter substrate-binding protein — encoded protein: MKIRTVFAGLVAATFSAIAMAQAPIVIKFSHVVAVDTPKGKASEFFAKKAAELTKGKVKVEVYANSSLYKDKEEMEALQLGAVQMLAPSLAKFGPLGVKEFEAFDLPYIFDNTAELHKITQGPVGASLLAKLEPKGIKGLAFWDNGFKSFSANKPLKSPADFKGLKMRIQSSKVLESQMRSLGALPQVMAFSEVYQALQTGVVDGTENPHSNLYTQKMHEVQKHMTLTEHGYLGYAVITNKKFWDGLPGDVRGQLEQAMKEATVFANSIAKEENDGALEKIKASGKTQVYSPTAAERTAIKKALVKTHTDMESRIGKETIQAIYKETGFDPAKL